One Psychrobacillus glaciei genomic region harbors:
- a CDS encoding non-ribosomal peptide synthetase: protein MKINENIQNEHILDVYSHNPLSYSQQRLWFLEKIYPESTSYNNTHLLKMEGNLNIKNLNKSLSLIFKKHEVLRSRIYETDDGHAYTHVLPFEKIELKVEDLSNRSNTKLVESVIENVANTPFHINRDPLIKLKLLKLSPDKHTLIITVHHIIWDSWSIKLFFKELQNFYNSLSNNEIPKYEELLYQFHECAAKQKQWVEAGEYKDQLVYWKFFLQEVPTKLQFPFRSLNSFTPEKSGQVVNFTLSNEFIENINVISRKNKSTNFMTLFSVFSILLRKYTNQQDLIIGTPIANRNNEEIEDVIGFFTNTLPVRVKLNDSNSFSDLLKANRKNLLNCYEHQDIPFEKIVEETKVDRSQDYMPLVQVSFVYHKASNRKISLKGLTSNITDVEVSNSKFDLSLILTEANEGLKCQLRYNAYIINEEIITNMIHDFKHILKTITKNSSAIIENLLITEEEYKEIVFANNDSDIIFESTKLLHNKFEEQAKFTPESIAITDENGQYSYEEVNKKANKISHYLRKNKVLPGSSVGMMVDHSINSIAGILGILKAGCVYVPIDLATPEERVKFILDEAEIKVLMRPKETINLFKTNCQEIYIDENKEIDRSSDQNLEMLINPESIAYIIFTSGSTGNAKGVMIKHSSVVDLAEGLNFKIFTKNYEDKAVKNFALNASLAFDASVQQLVSICYGNNIYLIPEHIKYEPLKLLKYINNYKIDVFDCTPTQLRLLINEGLLEGNSKYPQTVLVGGEPIDEKLWNEIRVSKNIQFYNMYGPTECTVDVTYCHINNSLPIPNIGKPLPNNRIYILNENLKPVPKGVTGEIYIGGKGVAKGYLKNFELTSEKFIISSFQNEEDSTLYKTGDMGYFLPDGSIRFTGRNDNQIKISGYRVELEEVTSQINSVTSVISSICLLQRSENGQDELVAYLEIQENFNLLGLREELSKTLPYYMVPNKFFKVEEWPITINGKIDKKKLSANKSEITEDRSFTTLTQTQEIIKNIWSKLLKNDDININENFFNLGGHSLLITQMMSNINKMFNINISIHSLFEKPTILGISILVEKLRSDEGTKENYQPIPKNELSNKKIPLSFAQKRIWFSENLNSDQAVFNMPVFFEMHGKLNRTLLKTSVNRIIKRHDSLRTVFIREEDEIFQLIKEDLEIDLEVINFEDLSSLTPLNLIDKKIMEIMNNESKKPFSLDKGPLIKISLIKFSEIKHILLINMHHIISDAWSLEIFMNELSRYYNEEDLLPDLSIQYADFSIWEKNQLKKIEMKKQMKYWQEKLEGELPVLKLPFDKPYPNLKTNNGARETIIFNTELTKKFNSFCKEQGMTSYMTFLAAYNLLLGKYTGQKDIIVGSPIAGRNREEVEGLIGFFINTIILRSNLVEEMNFLDFLKEVRTDTLNAFSNQDIPFDLLVEKLNPDRHLGYSPIAQVMLTVQNTPKKDWKIKGIKTKELFRKLAISKYPLNLKISEVGKELSLSFEYNTDLFNSETIQNMLKHFRNLLEEIINTPNKKISEFIMFDEDEFENITKKWNDTIEYYNSESNLVRLFEKQVEQSPDAPAVVFGNQSLTYSELNNRANRLAYYLKKGKSTTPKAIGIYLERGIESIVSQLAILKLGCAYVPLDPSYPDNRISYMIENSNLQSVITLEKYQNNLSLPNLVVYLIDKEQSLICQESSENFATTSMAKDLAYIIYTSGSTGKPKGVMVPHENVVNLVNWQKAQYDLHEGRKVTHLSNPAFDASVWEIYPTLCAGATLYIVEEEKKIVPEDLKTWLLEKEINVSFIPTPLIEPLVELKWPKRHSLNFVLTGGDQLRISKEIQLPFTLVNHYGPTETTVLATAGVVKSKDRASIFSDIGKPISNTQTYVLDESLNITPVGVTGELYIGGAGVTLGYMENDELTHKHFVSNPFTSDKESRLYKTGDLVKYLPDGRIHFVGRSDNQVSVRGYRVELGEIEIPLKEHPLVKDVLVINEKNQNQVIENRLIAFLLVESKDLNIKEDIYKLLAKKLPSFMIPSSIVVLNEFPYTPNGKVDKKALLKLQTQEKQPLENFNLMETKIKKIWKEILGISTIAPDDNFFEVGGHSLLLAKLLGRIEDEFDVSVPLREVFETPTINGMAKKIKHFIQNEEQDILFKKISNIWKEVLGISTIAPDDNFFEVGGHSLLLAKLLGKIEDEFDVSVPLREVFETPTMNGMAKKIKHFIQNEEQDILFKKVSNIWKEVLGISTIAPDDNFFEVGGHSLLLAKLLGKIEDEFNVNVPIRDFFETPTLLAITDKLAKSISEIKINTSLISYKENRESFTASYGQVRFWFLDKMLSKKSVNNSPLILNLSGNLDPVALSNSVEQVINRHESLRTTFVEHNTDVLQVISSETSFDLPVHDVSILEEGALAQNYLELLETEIHHSFDLEKGPLIRACLIRKTSQDHVLLVNMHHAITDGWSMDIFVRELNAFYEKHTAGKSLDLPELPIQYGDYATWQKDWLKEKVLANQLAYWKEQLRGELPVLQLPMDRQRPAKQTFNGNKQSIVISTELVQALKALNQKAGTTSFMTLLAAFKVLLHRYSGQNDLLVGTPISNRNKQEIENLIGFFVNTLVIRTEINEDFSFMELLKQVRETALEAYTHQDVPFERVVEEIQPARSLSHSPLFQTMFSYHNTSGAEMKIGDLEVQQLQVQSKIAKHDLTLVVDESLNNTIISLSYNTDLFNEETIDRMLTSFHLILQDVVEKPEALIGDIEILSKEENDRIVQEWNRTEDEYPSSDTLHQLFEKQVEQSPDAPAVIFGNQSLTYSELNNRANRLAAHLKENGVKVDSLIGVIMHRSIETMVSLMAILKAGAAYVPINPSFPEDRINFIINEADLNLILIHNETKSVTLNEKGKILNVSTLNLDLHKNQDSNLEIVVDSNNLAYVIYTSGSTGTPKGVMIEHKSVVNKLTWQQKKYPIDKDDAILQKTSFSFDVSVWELFWPLLHGAKLVFLAPHGEKNPKEIIKTIKEEKITKLHFVPSMLTPFLQFLKERELRFLDSINQVFVGGEAINKNQVDLFKKLLPHVKLTNSYGPTEATIGVSFYDLTDNYNEYNSIPIGKPISNTELYILNKNHKIQPVGVIGELHIGGVGLSRGYLNRIELTKEKFIKNPYKKGESLYKTGDLVRYISDGNIEFLGRNDSQVKIRGYRIELAEIENVLIDHPEIEQAIGVVIGKDSISMKIGMYIKFISSERKITDDLRSFLTKKLPSYMIPEVFQVIEKIPLNSSGKIDKSAFPKFLLDNNFEGENYNAPSSPLEENITEIWSDVIGIKRVGIDDNFFLIGGHSLFALQVMSRINNIYSTDIPLEAIFENQTPRLLSNLILKEILKIIKKM from the coding sequence TTGAAAATAAATGAAAATATTCAAAACGAACATATTTTAGATGTATACTCACATAATCCTTTATCCTACTCTCAACAAAGGCTATGGTTTTTAGAAAAAATTTATCCGGAAAGTACTTCATATAACAATACTCATTTATTAAAAATGGAAGGAAATCTGAACATAAAGAATTTAAATAAAAGCTTAAGTCTTATTTTTAAAAAACATGAAGTTCTGCGTTCAAGAATATATGAGACGGATGATGGTCATGCATATACACATGTCTTACCCTTTGAAAAAATTGAGTTAAAAGTAGAAGATCTAAGTAACAGAAGTAATACAAAACTGGTAGAAAGCGTTATTGAAAACGTAGCTAACACTCCTTTTCATATTAATAGAGATCCGTTAATAAAATTAAAATTGTTGAAATTATCTCCAGACAAACATACTTTAATAATAACTGTTCATCATATAATATGGGATTCTTGGTCAATAAAATTATTTTTTAAGGAGCTACAAAACTTTTACAATTCTTTAAGTAATAATGAAATCCCAAAGTATGAAGAACTTTTATATCAGTTTCATGAATGTGCTGCAAAACAAAAACAGTGGGTAGAAGCTGGAGAGTACAAAGATCAATTAGTGTATTGGAAATTTTTTTTACAAGAGGTACCAACAAAACTACAATTTCCTTTTAGGAGTTTGAATTCATTTACTCCAGAAAAGAGTGGTCAAGTAGTAAACTTTACGTTATCAAATGAATTTATTGAAAATATAAATGTGATTAGCAGAAAAAATAAATCTACTAATTTTATGACTCTTTTTTCTGTCTTCAGTATTCTATTAAGAAAATATACAAATCAACAAGATTTGATTATCGGAACTCCTATTGCAAATAGGAATAATGAGGAAATAGAAGATGTAATTGGATTTTTCACAAACACGTTACCTGTACGGGTAAAACTAAATGATTCAAATAGTTTTTCAGATCTTTTAAAGGCAAACAGAAAAAATCTGTTAAATTGTTATGAACATCAAGATATACCTTTTGAAAAGATTGTAGAAGAAACTAAAGTAGATCGATCACAAGATTATATGCCTTTGGTACAAGTATCTTTTGTATATCATAAAGCTTCAAATAGAAAAATATCTCTAAAAGGTTTGACTTCTAATATTACAGATGTAGAAGTAAGTAATTCGAAATTTGATTTAAGTTTAATTTTGACTGAAGCAAATGAAGGATTAAAATGCCAACTTCGTTATAACGCTTATATTATTAATGAAGAAATAATAACAAACATGATTCATGATTTTAAACATATTCTTAAGACAATTACTAAAAATTCTTCTGCAATAATTGAAAATCTTCTTATAACTGAAGAAGAATATAAAGAAATAGTTTTTGCCAATAATGATAGCGATATTATTTTTGAAAGCACTAAATTGTTACATAATAAATTTGAAGAACAAGCTAAGTTTACTCCCGAATCAATTGCTATTACAGATGAGAATGGACAATATTCTTACGAAGAAGTAAATAAAAAGGCTAATAAAATTTCTCATTACCTACGAAAAAACAAGGTACTTCCGGGATCTTCTGTAGGTATGATGGTAGACCATTCTATTAATTCAATTGCTGGAATATTAGGGATTTTAAAAGCTGGTTGTGTCTATGTTCCTATAGACTTAGCAACTCCAGAGGAACGAGTAAAATTTATTTTGGATGAAGCAGAAATTAAAGTACTTATGCGACCTAAAGAAACTATAAATTTATTTAAAACAAACTGTCAAGAAATTTATATAGATGAGAATAAAGAGATTGACAGAAGTTCGGATCAAAATCTAGAAATGCTTATTAATCCAGAGAGTATAGCCTATATCATTTTCACTTCTGGCTCAACAGGAAATGCGAAAGGAGTAATGATCAAGCATAGCTCAGTAGTTGATTTAGCAGAAGGTTTAAACTTTAAAATTTTTACTAAAAATTATGAGGATAAGGCAGTTAAAAACTTCGCTTTAAATGCTTCTTTAGCGTTTGATGCTTCAGTCCAACAATTAGTATCAATATGTTATGGAAATAATATTTATTTAATTCCCGAACATATCAAATATGAACCACTGAAATTACTAAAATATATCAACAATTATAAAATTGATGTATTTGACTGCACTCCTACCCAACTAAGACTGCTAATAAATGAAGGATTGTTGGAGGGAAATTCAAAATACCCACAAACTGTTCTTGTTGGGGGAGAACCAATAGATGAAAAGCTGTGGAATGAAATAAGAGTTTCTAAAAATATTCAATTTTACAATATGTATGGACCTACGGAGTGCACAGTTGATGTAACTTATTGTCATATTAATAATAGTTTACCCATACCTAATATTGGTAAGCCTTTGCCTAATAATAGAATCTATATTCTAAATGAAAACTTAAAGCCTGTACCTAAAGGAGTTACTGGAGAAATTTATATAGGTGGAAAAGGCGTAGCAAAGGGTTATTTAAAAAATTTCGAACTTACATCTGAAAAATTTATAATTTCTTCTTTTCAAAACGAAGAAGATAGTACTTTATATAAAACGGGAGATATGGGTTACTTTTTACCTGATGGATCTATTAGATTTACTGGAAGAAATGACAACCAAATAAAAATTTCGGGTTATAGAGTTGAGCTAGAGGAAGTAACTTCTCAAATTAACTCCGTCACTTCAGTAATCAGTTCAATATGTCTATTACAACGATCAGAAAATGGTCAGGATGAACTTGTAGCCTACTTAGAAATTCAGGAGAATTTTAATTTATTAGGTTTAAGGGAGGAGCTTTCAAAAACTCTCCCATATTATATGGTTCCTAATAAGTTTTTCAAAGTAGAAGAATGGCCAATTACAATAAACGGGAAAATAGATAAGAAGAAATTAAGTGCTAATAAAAGTGAAATAACTGAAGATCGAAGTTTTACAACATTAACTCAAACGCAAGAAATTATTAAAAATATTTGGTCTAAACTTTTGAAAAACGACGATATTAATATCAATGAGAATTTTTTTAATCTTGGCGGTCACTCTTTATTAATCACTCAAATGATGTCTAATATAAACAAAATGTTCAATATTAATATCTCGATTCACAGTTTATTCGAAAAACCTACTATTTTAGGGATATCAATATTAGTAGAAAAGTTAAGATCAGACGAAGGTACAAAAGAAAATTATCAACCAATTCCTAAAAATGAACTTAGCAATAAAAAAATACCTTTATCTTTTGCCCAGAAACGAATTTGGTTTTCAGAAAATTTAAATTCAGATCAAGCAGTTTTTAATATGCCTGTTTTTTTTGAAATGCATGGGAAATTAAATAGAACTTTATTAAAAACGAGTGTAAATAGAATTATAAAACGACATGATAGTTTACGAACAGTTTTCATAAGAGAAGAAGATGAGATTTTTCAATTAATAAAAGAAGATTTAGAAATTGATTTAGAAGTTATTAATTTCGAGGATTTATCCTCTCTTACTCCTCTTAACTTAATTGACAAGAAAATTATGGAGATTATGAATAATGAATCTAAAAAACCGTTTTCACTAGATAAAGGACCTTTGATAAAAATCAGTTTAATAAAATTCTCTGAAATTAAGCATATATTACTAATCAATATGCATCATATTATTTCGGATGCTTGGTCTCTAGAAATTTTTATGAATGAATTATCTCGATACTACAATGAAGAGGATTTATTACCAGATTTATCTATTCAATATGCTGATTTTTCTATTTGGGAGAAAAATCAACTAAAAAAAATTGAAATGAAAAAACAAATGAAATATTGGCAAGAAAAACTAGAAGGGGAACTACCAGTCTTAAAGCTTCCATTTGATAAGCCCTACCCTAACTTAAAAACTAATAACGGAGCACGAGAAACAATTATCTTTAATACTGAACTTACTAAAAAATTCAATAGTTTTTGTAAAGAACAGGGCATGACTTCGTATATGACTTTTTTGGCGGCTTATAATTTGCTTTTAGGAAAGTATACTGGGCAAAAAGATATAATAGTTGGCTCTCCCATTGCCGGTAGAAACCGAGAAGAAGTAGAAGGTTTAATAGGATTCTTTATTAATACAATCATTTTGAGATCTAACTTAGTGGAAGAGATGAATTTTTTAGACTTTTTAAAAGAAGTTCGGACCGATACGCTGAATGCATTTTCTAATCAAGATATTCCTTTTGATTTGCTAGTTGAAAAATTAAATCCAGATAGACATTTAGGCTATTCTCCTATTGCTCAAGTAATGCTTACTGTTCAAAATACGCCTAAAAAAGATTGGAAAATAAAAGGAATTAAAACCAAGGAACTTTTTAGAAAACTAGCTATATCTAAATATCCTTTAAACTTGAAGATATCAGAAGTCGGTAAAGAATTATCTTTATCTTTTGAATATAATACAGATTTATTTAATTCAGAAACTATCCAAAACATGCTAAAGCACTTTAGAAATCTTTTAGAAGAAATAATAAATACACCAAATAAAAAAATATCAGAGTTTATAATGTTTGATGAAGATGAGTTTGAAAATATTACAAAAAAATGGAACGATACTATTGAATATTATAATTCGGAATCCAATTTAGTTCGATTATTCGAAAAGCAAGTCGAGCAATCTCCGGATGCACCGGCCGTAGTTTTTGGGAATCAGTCCTTGACTTATTCTGAGCTAAACAACCGTGCTAATCGATTAGCTTATTATTTGAAAAAAGGAAAATCAACAACCCCTAAAGCAATCGGAATATATTTGGAAAGAGGAATAGAATCTATAGTTTCTCAATTGGCAATACTAAAACTTGGTTGTGCTTACGTGCCACTGGATCCAAGCTATCCTGATAATCGTATATCTTATATGATTGAAAATTCAAACTTGCAATCAGTTATTACATTAGAGAAATATCAAAATAACTTAAGTCTTCCAAACCTGGTTGTTTATTTAATTGATAAAGAGCAATCTTTGATATGTCAAGAGTCTTCTGAGAACTTTGCAACTACGTCTATGGCTAAAGACTTGGCTTATATTATTTATACTTCGGGTTCTACTGGAAAGCCTAAAGGTGTGATGGTTCCTCATGAAAATGTCGTCAATTTAGTTAATTGGCAAAAAGCTCAATACGATTTACATGAAGGCCGTAAAGTAACCCATCTTTCTAACCCTGCATTTGATGCGTCCGTTTGGGAAATTTACCCTACTCTATGTGCTGGAGCTACTTTGTATATCGTGGAAGAGGAAAAGAAGATAGTTCCTGAAGACTTAAAAACATGGTTATTAGAAAAAGAAATAAATGTTTCATTTATACCTACCCCTTTAATAGAGCCTCTAGTAGAACTCAAGTGGCCAAAGAGACATTCATTGAATTTTGTATTAACCGGGGGAGATCAATTACGGATATCTAAAGAAATACAACTGCCGTTTACTTTAGTAAACCACTATGGCCCGACTGAAACTACTGTTTTAGCAACTGCTGGAGTAGTGAAATCAAAAGATAGAGCATCGATTTTCTCTGATATCGGCAAACCTATTTCCAATACCCAAACCTATGTCTTGGATGAAAGTTTAAATATAACACCTGTAGGTGTTACTGGTGAATTGTACATCGGCGGTGCTGGAGTAACTTTGGGATATATGGAAAATGATGAACTGACGCATAAACACTTTGTTTCAAATCCATTTACTTCGGATAAAGAAAGTCGACTGTATAAAACAGGGGATTTAGTAAAGTACTTGCCTGATGGCCGAATTCATTTTGTCGGTAGAAGCGACAATCAAGTGAGCGTGCGGGGATATCGCGTTGAACTTGGAGAAATTGAAATTCCATTAAAGGAGCATCCGTTGGTAAAAGATGTTCTTGTAATTAACGAAAAAAATCAAAATCAAGTAATTGAAAATAGATTAATTGCTTTTTTACTGGTAGAAAGTAAAGATTTAAATATAAAAGAAGATATTTATAAGCTTTTAGCTAAAAAGCTCCCAAGTTTCATGATACCTTCTTCTATCGTAGTTCTTAATGAATTCCCATATACTCCCAATGGGAAAGTAGACAAAAAAGCTTTATTAAAGCTACAAACACAAGAGAAACAACCTTTAGAAAACTTTAATTTGATGGAAACAAAAATAAAGAAGATATGGAAAGAAATTCTTGGTATTAGCACCATTGCACCTGACGATAACTTCTTTGAAGTAGGCGGACATTCTCTGTTGCTTGCTAAGCTGCTTGGCAGAATAGAGGATGAGTTTGATGTAAGTGTGCCTTTAAGGGAAGTGTTCGAAACTCCTACTATTAATGGAATGGCAAAAAAAATAAAGCATTTTATCCAAAACGAGGAGCAAGACATCCTATTTAAAAAAATCTCAAATATTTGGAAAGAAGTTCTGGGTATTAGCACTATAGCACCTGACGATAACTTCTTTGAAGTAGGCGGACATTCTCTCTTGCTTGCTAAGCTGCTTGGCAAAATAGAGGATGAGTTTGATGTAAGTGTGCCTTTAAGGGAAGTGTTCGAAACTCCTACTATGAATGGAATGGCAAAAAAAATAAAACATTTTATCCAAAACGAGGAGCAAGACATCCTATTTAAAAAAGTTTCGAATATTTGGAAAGAAGTTCTGGGCATTAGCACTATAGCACCTGACGATAACTTCTTTGAAGTAGGCGGACATTCTCTGTTGCTTGCTAAGCTGCTTGGCAAAATAGAGGATGAGTTTAATGTAAATGTGCCTATTCGAGATTTCTTTGAAACTCCTACGCTATTAGCTATAACTGATAAGTTAGCTAAAAGCATCAGTGAAATCAAAATTAATACATCTCTTATTTCATATAAAGAAAATAGAGAAAGTTTTACTGCTTCTTATGGTCAAGTAAGGTTTTGGTTCTTAGATAAAATGTTGTCTAAAAAATCTGTTAACAATTCTCCGTTGATACTGAATTTGTCTGGAAATCTAGATCCAGTGGCATTATCTAATTCGGTTGAGCAAGTAATAAATCGTCATGAATCACTAAGAACTACATTTGTTGAACACAATACTGACGTGCTTCAAGTAATTAGTTCTGAAACCAGCTTTGATTTACCTGTTCATGATGTATCTATATTAGAAGAAGGAGCACTGGCTCAAAACTATCTAGAACTTTTGGAAACGGAGATCCATCATTCCTTTGATTTAGAAAAAGGACCTTTAATTAGAGCTTGTCTTATTCGTAAAACTTCTCAAGACCATGTCTTATTAGTAAACATGCATCATGCAATTACCGACGGATGGTCTATGGATATATTTGTAAGAGAGCTAAACGCGTTTTATGAAAAGCATACAGCAGGTAAATCTCTTGATTTACCTGAACTGCCAATTCAGTATGGGGATTATGCCACCTGGCAAAAAGATTGGTTAAAAGAAAAAGTGTTAGCCAACCAATTAGCCTATTGGAAAGAGCAGTTAAGAGGTGAATTGCCCGTATTACAATTGCCAATGGATCGTCAGAGACCGGCAAAACAAACCTTCAATGGCAATAAGCAAAGTATTGTGATATCAACTGAGTTGGTTCAAGCACTTAAGGCATTAAATCAAAAAGCTGGGACCACATCATTTATGACGCTATTAGCAGCGTTTAAAGTATTGTTACATCGTTATTCCGGACAAAATGACCTTTTAGTAGGTACTCCTATATCTAATCGAAATAAACAAGAGATAGAAAATCTTATTGGTTTCTTTGTAAATACTTTAGTGATTCGCACGGAAATAAATGAAGATTTCTCATTTATGGAACTATTAAAGCAAGTTCGAGAAACAGCTTTAGAAGCGTATACACATCAAGACGTACCATTTGAAAGAGTTGTTGAAGAAATACAACCAGCTCGCTCACTGAGCCATTCTCCGTTGTTTCAAACTATGTTTTCTTATCACAACACTTCAGGAGCAGAAATGAAAATTGGAGACTTGGAGGTACAACAACTCCAAGTGCAAAGTAAAATTGCGAAACACGATCTTACATTAGTAGTGGATGAAAGTTTAAACAATACAATAATCTCGCTTAGTTACAATACCGATTTATTCAATGAAGAAACTATCGATAGAATGCTTACGAGTTTTCATCTAATCCTTCAGGATGTTGTGGAAAAGCCGGAGGCTTTGATCGGCGACATAGAAATCTTAAGTAAAGAAGAAAATGATCGAATTGTCCAAGAGTGGAATCGAACAGAGGATGAATATCCATCAAGCGATACTCTCCATCAATTATTCGAAAAGCAAGTCGAACAATCTCCGGATGCGCCGGCCGTAATTTTTGGGAATCAGTCCTTGACTTATTCTGAGCTAAACAACCGTGCTAATCGATTAGCTGCACACCTAAAAGAAAATGGAGTAAAAGTCGATAGTCTAATTGGTGTTATAATGCATCGATCCATTGAAACGATGGTTAGTTTAATGGCAATTTTGAAAGCTGGAGCAGCATATGTTCCAATAAATCCATCATTTCCAGAAGACCGAATAAATTTCATCATTAACGAAGCAGATTTAAATCTTATACTTATCCACAACGAAACAAAAAGTGTAACTCTAAATGAAAAGGGGAAAATTCTGAATGTTAGCACTTTAAATCTGGACCTTCATAAGAATCAGGACAGTAATTTAGAAATTGTAGTAGATTCTAACAACTTAGCCTATGTTATTTATACATCAGGTTCTACAGGAACCCCAAAAGGTGTAATGATAGAACACAAATCTGTGGTAAACAAATTAACATGGCAACAAAAAAAATATCCTATAGATAAAGATGATGCAATCTTACAAAAAACTTCTTTTAGTTTTGATGTTTCTGTTTGGGAACTTTTTTGGCCACTTTTACATGGAGCAAAACTAGTCTTTTTGGCTCCGCATGGAGAAAAAAATCCAAAAGAAATTATAAAAACCATAAAAGAAGAAAAGATTACAAAACTACACTTTGTACCATCCATGCTAACTCCATTTCTACAATTTTTAAAGGAAAGAGAACTTAGATTTTTGGACTCAATCAATCAGGTATTTGTAGGCGGAGAAGCAATTAATAAAAATCAAGTCGATTTATTTAAAAAGCTACTCCCTCATGTAAAATTAACTAATTCGTACGGCCCAACAGAAGCTACTATAGGCGTTTCTTTTTATGATTTAACTGACAACTACAATGAATATAATAGTATCCCAATTGGAAAACCAATTAGTAATACTGAATTATATATTCTAAATAAAAACCACAAAATACAGCCCGTAGGAGTAATAGGAGAACTACATATTGGGGGAGTAGGTCTCTCTCGCGGCTACTTAAATCGTATTGAACTAACTAAAGAGAAGTTTATTAAAAACCCTTATAAAAAAGGTGAATCTCTATACAAAACCGGAGATTTAGTTCGGTATATATCTGATGGAAATATTGAATTTTTGGGTAGGAACGATTCTCAAGTGAAAATCAGAGGTTATCGTATTGAGCTTGCAGAAATTGAAAATGTTTTAATAGATCATCCTGAGATAGAACAAGCCATCGGGGTTGTTATTGGAAAAGATTCTATTTCTATGAAGATTGGTATGTATATTAAATTTATATCTAGTGAAAGAAAAATAACTGATGACCTTCGATCATTTTTAACCAAAAAATTACCAAGCTATATGATTCCAGAAGTTTTTCAAGTTATTGAAAAAATACCTTTAAATTCAAGTGGGAAAATTGATAAAAGTGCTTTCCCTAAGTTTTTACTAGACAACAATTTTGAGGGGGAAAATTATAATGCTCCTAGTTCACCCTTAGAAGAGAATATAACGGAAATATGGAGTGATGTAATTGGTATTAAAAGAGTAGGAATTGATGACAATTTCTTTTTAATAGGTGGGCACTCTTTGTTTGCTTTACAAGTTATGTCTAGAATAAATAACATTTATAGTACGGATATTCCATTAGAGGCTATTTTTGAGAATCAAACCCCTAGACTTTTATCAAATTTGATTCTGAAGGAGATATTGAAAATAATAAAAAAAATGTAA